A window of Polypterus senegalus isolate Bchr_013 chromosome 14, ASM1683550v1, whole genome shotgun sequence contains these coding sequences:
- the LOC120514695 gene encoding toll-like receptor 2 type-2 isoform X1, translating into MRTKHTKQGTYTAGYRAMLHFHKQTENANVVFGLYLLLSASCVSSMRQHVVNCTKTNYPTVPCHFPSDTTVLDLSHNSIEKVFRQDFSSVTGLKQLFLPFNSISFLAIDAFQDNVDLELLDISHNCLNEISALPIGSFLAMKDLDVSNNKYTEITLGQEFKKMKNLEILKLGSPQISSLKANTFSELEGLQLKEFHLITGEINEYDGALTKISGLKKLTLELNIWEHLDLLKSLLTDVANATDALKIMNINLIKSGHYIPLGSFMEYSQMKTFVMQNISADGNYISDVILFIFSSNIEEIQIIDSHSIGTFTPKIRRFTKMNLKRIYLENLDNPHFIIFSPMSEMKKFFSYLTHLIIINWQIFYFPCLISDSLTSLEILDLSRNRLSESVAFPKCQAPFPNVRSFIINNNFFKDLALLGNATSHMIKLVNLLASSNNIILNTEFAINWTKSLLNLNLSMNLITGDVFSFLPDNLEVLDLSFNRISSVTHIGKMKRLQVVHLSGNNILTLAEMASLSSVRVFHADRNRIQKINQHFLETFAFNELNLGNNPFVCDCNIKDAANYFGSTSATVVGWPSEYTCDSPSYLNGTEIHLISFSLATCHPGFTAVISIVVILTTVIACALIYKKNKHFGYHHISFNLTSQNDVAI; encoded by the exons atgaggacaaaacacacaaagcaaggg ACTTATACTGCGGGTTACAGAGCCATGCTGCACTTCCACAAACAGACAGAGAACGCCAACGTAGTTTTTGGGTTGTACCTTCTTCTGTCTGCAAGCTGTGTTTCATCAATGAGACAGCATGTTGTCAACTGCACCAAAACAAATTACCCGACTGTTCCATGTCATTTTCCATCAGATACTACAGTCTTGGATTTGTCCCACAACAGCATTGAGAAGGTTTTTCGGCAGGATTTCTCATCAGTCACAGGACTTAAACAACTCTTTTTACCTTTTAATAGCATTAGTTTTTTAGCTATTGATGCCTTTCAAGACAATGTTGACCTGGAGCTCTTGGACATTTCACACAATTGCCTAAATGAGATATCAGCACTTCCCATTGGAAGCTTTTTGGCAATGAAGGACCTGGATGTCTCCAACAACAAGTACACTGAAATCACATTGGGACAGgaattcaaaaaaatgaaaaaccttgAGATTCTCAAACTTGGCTCCCCTCAGATTTCCTCATTAAAGGCGAATACCTTCAGTGAACTTGAAGGTCTCCAGCTGAAAGAGTTTCATCTCATTACAGGAGAAATTAATGAATATGATGGTGCTTTAACGAAAATCAGTGGTCTTAAGAAGCTGACTCTAGAGTTAAACATATGGGAGCACTTGGATCTGCTGAAGTCCCTGTTAACTGATGTTGCCAATGCCACCGATGCTCTTAAAATAATGaacataaatttaattaaaagtggACATTATATTCCTCTGGGCTCTTTCATGGAATACTCCCAGATGAAAACCTTTGTAATGCAGAATATTTCTGCTGATGGGAATTATATTTCagatgtgattttatttatttttagttcaaACATTGAAGAAATTCAAATAATTGATTCTCATTCTATTGGCACTTTCACACCAAAAATCCGTAGGTTTACTAAAATGAATCTTAAACGAATTTATCTTGAAAACCTTGATaatccacattttattattttttcacccaTGTCAGAAATGAAAAAATTTTTCTCATATCTTACACACCTGATCATTATAAATTGGcagatattttattttccttgtctGATTTCTGATTCTTTGACCAGCCTGGAGATTTTGGATTTGTCAAGAAACCGTTTAAGTGAATCAGTTGCGTTTCCAAAGTGCCAGGCCCCATTCCCAAATGTACGCTCCTTTATCATTAACAACAACTTCTTCAAAGACTTAGCTCTTCTTGGAAACGCCACATCTCACATGATAAAGCTTGTCAATCTCTTAGCCAGTAGCAACAACATTATTCTGAATACAGAATTTGCCATAAACTGGACTAAAAGCTTATTAAATTTGAATCTAAGTATGAATTTAATCACGGgtgatgttttttctttcctccctgaCAATCTTGAAGTTCTGGATTTAAGCTTTAACAGAATTAGTTCTGTAACTCATattggaaaaatgaaaagactGCAAGTGGTTCACCTCTCTGGTAATAACATCCTCACATTGGCAGAGATGGCATCCTTATCATCTGTCAGAGTGTTTCATGCGGACAGGAACAGAATTCAGAAAATTAATCAACATTTTTTGGAGACATTTGCCTTTAATGAGTTAAATTTGGGTAATAATCCATTTGTGTGTGACTGTAATATAAAGGATGCTGCTAACTATTTTGGCAGCACATCTGCCACTGTAGTTGGGTGGCCCTCTGAGTACACCTGTGACTCTCCATCTTATCTCAATGGCACTGAAATTCACTTGATATCCTTCTCCTTGGCAACCTGCCACCCTGGATTTACTGCTGTGATTTCAATCGTTGTCATTTTAACAACAGTCATTGCCTGTGcactaatttacaaaaaaaataaacattttgggtATCACCACATTTCTTTTAATCTTACATCACAGAATGACGTTGCAATCTAA
- the LOC120514695 gene encoding toll-like receptor 2 type-2 isoform X2 — MLHFHKQTENANVVFGLYLLLSASCVSSMRQHVVNCTKTNYPTVPCHFPSDTTVLDLSHNSIEKVFRQDFSSVTGLKQLFLPFNSISFLAIDAFQDNVDLELLDISHNCLNEISALPIGSFLAMKDLDVSNNKYTEITLGQEFKKMKNLEILKLGSPQISSLKANTFSELEGLQLKEFHLITGEINEYDGALTKISGLKKLTLELNIWEHLDLLKSLLTDVANATDALKIMNINLIKSGHYIPLGSFMEYSQMKTFVMQNISADGNYISDVILFIFSSNIEEIQIIDSHSIGTFTPKIRRFTKMNLKRIYLENLDNPHFIIFSPMSEMKKFFSYLTHLIIINWQIFYFPCLISDSLTSLEILDLSRNRLSESVAFPKCQAPFPNVRSFIINNNFFKDLALLGNATSHMIKLVNLLASSNNIILNTEFAINWTKSLLNLNLSMNLITGDVFSFLPDNLEVLDLSFNRISSVTHIGKMKRLQVVHLSGNNILTLAEMASLSSVRVFHADRNRIQKINQHFLETFAFNELNLGNNPFVCDCNIKDAANYFGSTSATVVGWPSEYTCDSPSYLNGTEIHLISFSLATCHPGFTAVISIVVILTTVIACALIYKKNKHFGYHHISFNLTSQNDVAI, encoded by the coding sequence ATGCTGCACTTCCACAAACAGACAGAGAACGCCAACGTAGTTTTTGGGTTGTACCTTCTTCTGTCTGCAAGCTGTGTTTCATCAATGAGACAGCATGTTGTCAACTGCACCAAAACAAATTACCCGACTGTTCCATGTCATTTTCCATCAGATACTACAGTCTTGGATTTGTCCCACAACAGCATTGAGAAGGTTTTTCGGCAGGATTTCTCATCAGTCACAGGACTTAAACAACTCTTTTTACCTTTTAATAGCATTAGTTTTTTAGCTATTGATGCCTTTCAAGACAATGTTGACCTGGAGCTCTTGGACATTTCACACAATTGCCTAAATGAGATATCAGCACTTCCCATTGGAAGCTTTTTGGCAATGAAGGACCTGGATGTCTCCAACAACAAGTACACTGAAATCACATTGGGACAGgaattcaaaaaaatgaaaaaccttgAGATTCTCAAACTTGGCTCCCCTCAGATTTCCTCATTAAAGGCGAATACCTTCAGTGAACTTGAAGGTCTCCAGCTGAAAGAGTTTCATCTCATTACAGGAGAAATTAATGAATATGATGGTGCTTTAACGAAAATCAGTGGTCTTAAGAAGCTGACTCTAGAGTTAAACATATGGGAGCACTTGGATCTGCTGAAGTCCCTGTTAACTGATGTTGCCAATGCCACCGATGCTCTTAAAATAATGaacataaatttaattaaaagtggACATTATATTCCTCTGGGCTCTTTCATGGAATACTCCCAGATGAAAACCTTTGTAATGCAGAATATTTCTGCTGATGGGAATTATATTTCagatgtgattttatttatttttagttcaaACATTGAAGAAATTCAAATAATTGATTCTCATTCTATTGGCACTTTCACACCAAAAATCCGTAGGTTTACTAAAATGAATCTTAAACGAATTTATCTTGAAAACCTTGATaatccacattttattattttttcacccaTGTCAGAAATGAAAAAATTTTTCTCATATCTTACACACCTGATCATTATAAATTGGcagatattttattttccttgtctGATTTCTGATTCTTTGACCAGCCTGGAGATTTTGGATTTGTCAAGAAACCGTTTAAGTGAATCAGTTGCGTTTCCAAAGTGCCAGGCCCCATTCCCAAATGTACGCTCCTTTATCATTAACAACAACTTCTTCAAAGACTTAGCTCTTCTTGGAAACGCCACATCTCACATGATAAAGCTTGTCAATCTCTTAGCCAGTAGCAACAACATTATTCTGAATACAGAATTTGCCATAAACTGGACTAAAAGCTTATTAAATTTGAATCTAAGTATGAATTTAATCACGGgtgatgttttttctttcctccctgaCAATCTTGAAGTTCTGGATTTAAGCTTTAACAGAATTAGTTCTGTAACTCATattggaaaaatgaaaagactGCAAGTGGTTCACCTCTCTGGTAATAACATCCTCACATTGGCAGAGATGGCATCCTTATCATCTGTCAGAGTGTTTCATGCGGACAGGAACAGAATTCAGAAAATTAATCAACATTTTTTGGAGACATTTGCCTTTAATGAGTTAAATTTGGGTAATAATCCATTTGTGTGTGACTGTAATATAAAGGATGCTGCTAACTATTTTGGCAGCACATCTGCCACTGTAGTTGGGTGGCCCTCTGAGTACACCTGTGACTCTCCATCTTATCTCAATGGCACTGAAATTCACTTGATATCCTTCTCCTTGGCAACCTGCCACCCTGGATTTACTGCTGTGATTTCAATCGTTGTCATTTTAACAACAGTCATTGCCTGTGcactaatttacaaaaaaaataaacattttgggtATCACCACATTTCTTTTAATCTTACATCACAGAATGACGTTGCAATCTAA